A single region of the Anguilla rostrata isolate EN2019 chromosome 11, ASM1855537v3, whole genome shotgun sequence genome encodes:
- the tcf15 gene encoding transcription factor 15 — protein sequence MMTFTMMRPMATHLPYHDFGIMSEDEENRSESDGSSDQSYGCCADKRRRMSRKSGGNNVVIVKQRNAANARERDRTQSVNTAFTALRTLIPTEPVDRKLSKIETLRLASSYISHLANVLLLGDGSEDGQPCLTAVYSAQGEGDVKQPRTICTFCLSNQRKGVKDGRDCLRIRGVSSLRMSRR from the exons ATGATGACATTTACCATGATGAGGCCTATGGCAACCCACCTCCCCTATCATGACTTTGGCATAATGTCCGAGGACGAGGAAAATCGCAGCGAAAGCGACGGTAGCTCGGATCAAAGCTATGGATGCTGCGCCGACAAACGACGGAGGATGTCCCGCAAGTCAGGAGGAAACAACGTTGTTATAGTTAAGCAAAGGAATGCGGCCAATGCGAGGGAGCGGGACAGGACCCAAAGCGTCAACACAGCCTTCACGGCCCTCCGGACACTTATACCCACAGAGCCAGTGGACCGAAAGCTGTCCAAGATCGAAACGCTTCGTCTGGCGTCCAGCTACATCTCGCATCTAGCCAACGTACTTCTGCTGGGAGACGGGAGTGAGGATGGACAGCCGTGTCTAACTGCAGTGTACAGCGCGCAGGGAGAGGGCGATGTGAAACAGCCTCGGACCATCTGCACGTTCTGCCTCAGCAACCAAAGAAAAGGG GTGAAGGATGGTCGAGACTGCTTAAGAATACGAGGAGTCAGTTCTTTAAGAATGAGTCGCAGATAG